In Spinacia oleracea cultivar Varoflay chromosome 5, BTI_SOV_V1, whole genome shotgun sequence, a single window of DNA contains:
- the LOC110794500 gene encoding alpha-L-arabinofuranosidase 2 isoform X3, whose amino-acid sequence MASSKPNFDHIMVWLLVGAFTILRVCSAHNHNHSLTDNKYPSTSLSVDISRGRQIPPIFFGIFFEEINHAGAGGLWAELISNRGFEAGGRHIPSMISPWGAIGDEEAISIVTELSSCFKNNPVALRMDIHCDQTTCPPGGVGIYNPGYWGMNIEEGNGYKVVFHIKSTGPLDSVMSLVSEDGTQVLAFQRVTADAAKVKDWTKLEITLQARASYKNARFQFTTTQKGTIWLDQVSVMPNNTYKGHGFRTDLMEMLLNLKPRFLRFPGGCYVEGRLLSNAFRWKETVGPWEERPGHFGDVWNYWSDDGLGYLEYLQLAEDLGAEPVWVVNNGIGLQDQVDTHLIGPFVQEMLDSVEFAIGSPNSTWGSLRAKLGHPTPFNLRHIAFGNEGCDLKSYTGNYLKFYKALKKNYPNIKVISNCDATQKPLDHPADLYDFHRYTNDTDMLGLTHLFGKIRRDDPHAPKAFVSEYAVIYPQDKMKNGSFGGALAEAAFLLSLEQNSDVVEMVSYAPLFVNLNDRTS is encoded by the exons ATGGCTTCttctaagcctaattttgatCATATAATGGTTTGGTTATTAGTCGGAGCTTTTACCATTCTTCGAGTTTGCTCGGCTCATAACCATAACCATAGCCTTACCGACAACAAGTATCCCTCAACATCCCTCTCCGTTGATATTTCTAGAGGACGTCAAATACCTCCTATTTTTTTTGGCATCTTTTTTGAG GAGATTAATCATGCTGGGGCTGGTGGTTTGTGGGCAGAGCTGATAAGCAATAGAG GATTCGAAGCTGGAGGTCGACATATACCATCAATGATTAGTCCATGGGGCGCAATCGGAGACGAAGAAGCAATATCAATAGTAACAGAGCTATCATCGTGCTTTAAAAATAACCCGGTCGCACTTCGAATGGATATACATTGTGATCAAACAACTTGTCCTCCTGGTGGAGTTGGAATTTATAATCCTGGCTATTGGGGAAtg AATATTGAAGAAGGAAACGGTTACAAAGTGGTGTTCCACATTAAATCAACCGGACCACTTGACAGTGTTATGTCACTTGTTAGCGAAGATGGGACACAAGTTCTTGCCTTCCAGCGGGTAAC GGCTGATGCCGCGAAAGTTAAAGATTGGACAAAGTTGGAGATTACATTACAAGCTAGAGCATCATACAAGAATGCTAGATTTCAGTTTACTACAACCCAAAAAGGAACAATTTGGCTTGATCAAGTATCTGTTATGCCTAATAACACATATAAG GGTCATGGATTTCGAACTGACTTGATGGAAATGCTTCTCAATTTGAAGCCTAGGTTCCTTAGATTTCCCG GTGGATGTTATGTTGAGGGAAGATTGTTAAGTAATGCTTTTAGATGGAAGGAAACTGTCGGTCCATGGGAAGAAAGGCCAGGACATTTTGGTGATGTTTGGAACTATTGGAGTGATGACGGACTTGGTTACCTTGAATATCTTCAG CTAGCAGAAGATCTAGGTGCTGAGCCCGTGTGGGTTGTTAATAATG GAATTGGTCTCCAGGATCAAGTTGATACTCATCTAATCGGGCCTTTTGTGCAA GAAATGTTGGATAGTGTCGAGTTTGCTATAGGTAGTCCGAATTCAACATGGGGTTCCCTTCGTGCAAAATTGGGACATCCAACGCCATTTAACCTCAGACACATTGCCTTTGGTAACGAGGGTTGTGACTTAAAGAGCTATACAG GAAattatctcaagttctacaaagCCTTGAAGAAAAACTATCCTAACATCAAAGTAATTTCAAATTGTGATGCAACACAGAAGCCCTTAGATCACCCAGCCGATTTATATGACTTTCAT AGATACACAAATGATACGGATATGCTTGGTCTAACTCATTTATTTGGGAAGATAAGAAGGGATGATCCTCACGCACCAAAG GCTTTTGTTAGTGAGTATGCTGTGATATACCCCCAAGATAAAATGAAGAACGGATCATTTGGAGGAGCATTAGCCGAAGCTGCTTTCTTGCTTTCACTAGAGCAAAACAG TGATGTTGTCGAAATGGTGAGCTACGCCCCACTTTTCGTAAACTTGAACGACAGAAC GTCGTGA
- the LOC110794500 gene encoding alpha-L-arabinofuranosidase 1 isoform X1, with product MASSKPNFDHIMVWLLVGAFTILRVCSAHNHNHSLTDNKYPSTSLSVDISRGRQIPPIFFGIFFEEINHAGAGGLWAELISNRGFEAGGRHIPSMISPWGAIGDEEAISIVTELSSCFKNNPVALRMDIHCDQTTCPPGGVGIYNPGYWGMNIEEGNGYKVVFHIKSTGPLDSVMSLVSEDGTQVLAFQRVTADAAKVKDWTKLEITLQARASYKNARFQFTTTQKGTIWLDQVSVMPNNTYKGHGFRTDLMEMLLNLKPRFLRFPGGCYVEGRLLSNAFRWKETVGPWEERPGHFGDVWNYWSDDGLGYLEYLQLAEDLGAEPVWVVNNGIGLQDQVDTHLIGPFVQEMLDSVEFAIGSPNSTWGSLRAKLGHPTPFNLRHIAFGNEGCDLKSYTGNYLKFYKALKKNYPNIKVISNCDATQKPLDHPADLYDFHRYTNDTDMLGLTHLFGKIRRDDPHAPKAFVSEYAVIYPQDKMKNGSFGGALAEAAFLLSLEQNSDVVEMVSYAPLFVNLNDRTWNPDAIFFNTYKAYGIASYWVQTFFKESSGASLLNVHFHNHSMLENTYVTAISWTNKHEKKNYITIKVVNYNNVSANLKISINGVDANSVKPWRKTVLTCDDLQADNTLDNPTKVVPISSLLKSEIGRDIVVEVEPYSFTAFDLINNGQSPSLEAKQVPNS from the exons ATGGCTTCttctaagcctaattttgatCATATAATGGTTTGGTTATTAGTCGGAGCTTTTACCATTCTTCGAGTTTGCTCGGCTCATAACCATAACCATAGCCTTACCGACAACAAGTATCCCTCAACATCCCTCTCCGTTGATATTTCTAGAGGACGTCAAATACCTCCTATTTTTTTTGGCATCTTTTTTGAG GAGATTAATCATGCTGGGGCTGGTGGTTTGTGGGCAGAGCTGATAAGCAATAGAG GATTCGAAGCTGGAGGTCGACATATACCATCAATGATTAGTCCATGGGGCGCAATCGGAGACGAAGAAGCAATATCAATAGTAACAGAGCTATCATCGTGCTTTAAAAATAACCCGGTCGCACTTCGAATGGATATACATTGTGATCAAACAACTTGTCCTCCTGGTGGAGTTGGAATTTATAATCCTGGCTATTGGGGAAtg AATATTGAAGAAGGAAACGGTTACAAAGTGGTGTTCCACATTAAATCAACCGGACCACTTGACAGTGTTATGTCACTTGTTAGCGAAGATGGGACACAAGTTCTTGCCTTCCAGCGGGTAAC GGCTGATGCCGCGAAAGTTAAAGATTGGACAAAGTTGGAGATTACATTACAAGCTAGAGCATCATACAAGAATGCTAGATTTCAGTTTACTACAACCCAAAAAGGAACAATTTGGCTTGATCAAGTATCTGTTATGCCTAATAACACATATAAG GGTCATGGATTTCGAACTGACTTGATGGAAATGCTTCTCAATTTGAAGCCTAGGTTCCTTAGATTTCCCG GTGGATGTTATGTTGAGGGAAGATTGTTAAGTAATGCTTTTAGATGGAAGGAAACTGTCGGTCCATGGGAAGAAAGGCCAGGACATTTTGGTGATGTTTGGAACTATTGGAGTGATGACGGACTTGGTTACCTTGAATATCTTCAG CTAGCAGAAGATCTAGGTGCTGAGCCCGTGTGGGTTGTTAATAATG GAATTGGTCTCCAGGATCAAGTTGATACTCATCTAATCGGGCCTTTTGTGCAA GAAATGTTGGATAGTGTCGAGTTTGCTATAGGTAGTCCGAATTCAACATGGGGTTCCCTTCGTGCAAAATTGGGACATCCAACGCCATTTAACCTCAGACACATTGCCTTTGGTAACGAGGGTTGTGACTTAAAGAGCTATACAG GAAattatctcaagttctacaaagCCTTGAAGAAAAACTATCCTAACATCAAAGTAATTTCAAATTGTGATGCAACACAGAAGCCCTTAGATCACCCAGCCGATTTATATGACTTTCAT AGATACACAAATGATACGGATATGCTTGGTCTAACTCATTTATTTGGGAAGATAAGAAGGGATGATCCTCACGCACCAAAG GCTTTTGTTAGTGAGTATGCTGTGATATACCCCCAAGATAAAATGAAGAACGGATCATTTGGAGGAGCATTAGCCGAAGCTGCTTTCTTGCTTTCACTAGAGCAAAACAG TGATGTTGTCGAAATGGTGAGCTACGCCCCACTTTTCGTAAACTTGAACGACAGAAC GTGGAATCCTGATGCGATTTTCTTCAATACATATAAAGCGTATGGAATTGCTAGTTATTgggttcaaacattctttaaaGAATCAAGTGGAGCATCGCTTTTGAATGTTCATTTCCACAACCATTCGATGCTCGAAAACACATACGTTACTGCAATAAGTTGGACTAACAAGCATGAGAAAAAGAATTATATAACTATCAAG GTCGTGAACTACAACAATGTATCGGCAAATTTGAAGATATCTATCAATGGAGTTGATGCAAACTCGGTTAAACCATGGAGGAAAACCGTGCTAACCTGTGATGATTTGCAGGCTGATAATACACTAGATAATCCTACCAAG GTGGTGCCAATATCAAGTTTGCTCAAAAGTGAAATCGGAAGAGACATTGTTGTAGAGGTCGAACCATACTCGTTCACAGCATTCGATCTAATAAATAATGGACAAAGTCCGAGCCTTGAAGCTAAGCAAGTTCCAAATTCCTAA
- the LOC110794498 gene encoding uncharacterized protein gives MKAIISGGGPKRKLAVPCLIGSRNILEGVERDVGGVEVVPRVTRSEARLDEELKEGFNLADEVEYDSEDPGSLDGSDGEVDQSPVFNPETDFDHPIRLMVGLKFPSVEVFRRALRDHSIDKKYDYYLLHNGKKRVSAYRKYRCMCPWDPKRSKRSKCTCGKVICNFKVLAKKVKLEDSFHIRSIRLKHTCRTEVRNRKVTAEYLAHRYLEDWRSDPGWNLVKGFGERVLRETGSFCDYYKLWRARARARARSKLMLYGDGAEQYKRVWDYVHAVKKHNEGHV, from the exons ATGAAAGCGATTATCAGTGGAGGAGGACCAAAGAGAAAGTTGGCGGTTCCATGCTTAATTGGATCGAG GAATATACTTGAGGGTGTTGAGAGAGATGTAGGTGGTGTAGAGGTGGTCCCAAGAGTGACTAGAAGTGAAGCTAGGCTTGATGAGGAACTGAAAGAGGGATTTAACCTAGCCGATGAGGTTGAATATGATTCAGAAGACCCTGGCAGCCTAGATGGATCAGATGGGGAGGTAGATCAAAGCCCCGTGTTCAATCCAGAAACTGATTTTGACCATCCAATTAGGTTGATGGTGGGGTTGAAGTTTCCTTCAGTTGAGGTATTCAGGAGAGCTTTGAGGGATCATTCTATTGATAAGAAGTATGACTACTATTTGCTGCACAATGGCAAGAAAAGAGTGAGTGCTTACCGTAAATATAGGTGTATGTGCCCTTGGGATCCTAAAAGGTCTAAGAGGAGTAAATGCACTTGTGGAAAGGTGATTTGTAACTTTAAAGTGTTGGCAAAGAAGGTTAAGCTGGAGGATTCTTTCCATATTAGGAGCATAAGGCTTAAACACACTTGTAGAACTGAAGTAAGGAATAGGAAAGTGACTGCTGAATATTTAGCACACAGATACCTTGAGGATTGGAGATCTGACCCGGGTTGGAACCTTGTCAAAGGGTTTGGTGAGAGAGTGTTGAGAGAAACGGGTTCGTTCTGTGACTACTACAAGTTGTGGAGGGCTAGGGCTAGGGCTAGGGCAAGGTCAAAATTGATGTTGTACGGGGATGGTGCCGAGCAATACAAGAGGGTTTGGGACTATGTGCATGCTGTGAAGAAGCATAATGAGGGGCATGTGTGA
- the LOC110794500 gene encoding alpha-L-arabinofuranosidase 1 isoform X2, giving the protein MASSKPNFDHIMVWLLVGAFTILRVCSAHNHNHSLTDNKYPSTSLSVDISRGRQIPPIFFGIFFEEINHAGAGGLWAELISNRGFEAGGRHIPSMISPWGAIGDEEAISIVTELSSCFKNNPVALRMDIHCDQTTCPPGGVGIYNPGYWGMNIEEGNGYKVVFHIKSTGPLDSVMSLVSEDGTQVLAFQRVTADAAKVKDWTKLEITLQARASYKNARFQFTTTQKGTIWLDQVSVMPNNTYKGHGFRTDLMEMLLNLKPRFLRFPGGCYVEGRLLSNAFRWKETVGPWEERPGHFGDVWNYWSDDGLGYLEYLQLAEDLGAEPVWVVNNGIGLQDQVDTHLIGPFVQEMLDSVEFAIGSPNSTWGSLRAKLGHPTPFNLRHIAFGNEGCDLKSYTGNYLKFYKALKKNYPNIKVISNCDATQKPLDHPADLYDFHRYTNDTDMLGLTHLFGKIRRDDPHAPKAFVSEYAVIYPQDKMKNGSFGGALAEAAFLLSLEQNSDVVEMVSYAPLFVNLNDRTVWNC; this is encoded by the exons ATGGCTTCttctaagcctaattttgatCATATAATGGTTTGGTTATTAGTCGGAGCTTTTACCATTCTTCGAGTTTGCTCGGCTCATAACCATAACCATAGCCTTACCGACAACAAGTATCCCTCAACATCCCTCTCCGTTGATATTTCTAGAGGACGTCAAATACCTCCTATTTTTTTTGGCATCTTTTTTGAG GAGATTAATCATGCTGGGGCTGGTGGTTTGTGGGCAGAGCTGATAAGCAATAGAG GATTCGAAGCTGGAGGTCGACATATACCATCAATGATTAGTCCATGGGGCGCAATCGGAGACGAAGAAGCAATATCAATAGTAACAGAGCTATCATCGTGCTTTAAAAATAACCCGGTCGCACTTCGAATGGATATACATTGTGATCAAACAACTTGTCCTCCTGGTGGAGTTGGAATTTATAATCCTGGCTATTGGGGAAtg AATATTGAAGAAGGAAACGGTTACAAAGTGGTGTTCCACATTAAATCAACCGGACCACTTGACAGTGTTATGTCACTTGTTAGCGAAGATGGGACACAAGTTCTTGCCTTCCAGCGGGTAAC GGCTGATGCCGCGAAAGTTAAAGATTGGACAAAGTTGGAGATTACATTACAAGCTAGAGCATCATACAAGAATGCTAGATTTCAGTTTACTACAACCCAAAAAGGAACAATTTGGCTTGATCAAGTATCTGTTATGCCTAATAACACATATAAG GGTCATGGATTTCGAACTGACTTGATGGAAATGCTTCTCAATTTGAAGCCTAGGTTCCTTAGATTTCCCG GTGGATGTTATGTTGAGGGAAGATTGTTAAGTAATGCTTTTAGATGGAAGGAAACTGTCGGTCCATGGGAAGAAAGGCCAGGACATTTTGGTGATGTTTGGAACTATTGGAGTGATGACGGACTTGGTTACCTTGAATATCTTCAG CTAGCAGAAGATCTAGGTGCTGAGCCCGTGTGGGTTGTTAATAATG GAATTGGTCTCCAGGATCAAGTTGATACTCATCTAATCGGGCCTTTTGTGCAA GAAATGTTGGATAGTGTCGAGTTTGCTATAGGTAGTCCGAATTCAACATGGGGTTCCCTTCGTGCAAAATTGGGACATCCAACGCCATTTAACCTCAGACACATTGCCTTTGGTAACGAGGGTTGTGACTTAAAGAGCTATACAG GAAattatctcaagttctacaaagCCTTGAAGAAAAACTATCCTAACATCAAAGTAATTTCAAATTGTGATGCAACACAGAAGCCCTTAGATCACCCAGCCGATTTATATGACTTTCAT AGATACACAAATGATACGGATATGCTTGGTCTAACTCATTTATTTGGGAAGATAAGAAGGGATGATCCTCACGCACCAAAG GCTTTTGTTAGTGAGTATGCTGTGATATACCCCCAAGATAAAATGAAGAACGGATCATTTGGAGGAGCATTAGCCGAAGCTGCTTTCTTGCTTTCACTAGAGCAAAACAG TGATGTTGTCGAAATGGTGAGCTACGCCCCACTTTTCGTAAACTTGAACGACAGAAC CGTATGGAATTGCTAG